In a genomic window of Demequina muriae:
- the resB gene encoding cytochrome c biogenesis protein ResB — protein MARMRIDNYAYAEVPRLGWRGWLRWMWRQVTSMRVALILLLALALAAIPGSVLPQWPQDAGNTRGFIDANPFWGPLLDRLGFLDVFGSAWFTAIYLLLFASLIGCIIPRCLVYWRELREPVPAAPSRLDRFDPISAAAPQGARVVMPAARRALSPESFGAMPGRRIALRRPRWWRWFADYRIRVDERPRREDDAETELALSAHKGHVRELGNLVFHVSLIGILLAAAAGTMLTYRGQALIVEGDTFTNSVSAYDSYESGSLFSEDSLNPWTLSLDQFDAVFGLDGNPDEFTAYATLTEPDQEPRAVEAQVNRPIQVDGAKIYLQGNGYAPVFTITDSAGNVAFEGAVPFLPQDGVYTSTGVVKVPDVTEGDQLGFTGTLLPTALIDGESATSLHPSPTNPVIVLEVFAGDLGLDDGVPQNVYALDESQLSPVRGDDGQPLVVALEPGQTIELPDGLGTVTWDSLPRFAAFDLRRDPSLPWLLGASIGALAGLTLSLFGTRRRLWLVAPVGPHAGRKTTVVTAAAWAPAHDAGARDDLERVLAQATGTLTRREDS, from the coding sequence ATGGCGCGCATGCGGATCGACAACTACGCGTACGCCGAGGTGCCGCGGCTCGGGTGGCGCGGCTGGCTGCGGTGGATGTGGCGTCAGGTCACGTCGATGCGCGTCGCATTGATCCTGCTGCTCGCCCTCGCACTCGCCGCGATCCCCGGCTCAGTGCTCCCCCAGTGGCCGCAGGACGCGGGCAACACGCGGGGGTTCATCGACGCCAACCCGTTCTGGGGGCCGCTGCTGGACCGGCTGGGCTTCCTCGACGTCTTCGGATCGGCGTGGTTCACGGCGATCTACCTGCTGCTGTTCGCCTCGCTCATCGGCTGCATCATTCCGCGCTGTCTCGTGTACTGGCGGGAGCTGCGCGAGCCGGTGCCGGCGGCGCCCTCGCGGCTGGACCGCTTCGACCCGATCTCGGCGGCCGCTCCCCAGGGCGCGCGCGTGGTGATGCCTGCGGCCCGGCGTGCGCTGAGCCCGGAGAGCTTCGGCGCCATGCCGGGCCGCAGGATCGCACTGCGCCGCCCGCGCTGGTGGCGCTGGTTCGCCGACTACCGCATCCGGGTCGACGAGCGTCCTCGCCGGGAGGACGATGCGGAGACGGAGCTCGCGCTCTCCGCCCACAAGGGTCACGTCCGCGAGCTCGGCAATCTGGTCTTCCACGTCTCGCTCATCGGCATCCTGCTCGCCGCCGCGGCGGGCACCATGCTCACCTACCGTGGCCAGGCGCTCATCGTCGAGGGAGACACGTTCACCAACTCCGTCTCCGCGTACGACTCCTACGAGTCCGGCTCGCTGTTCTCCGAGGACAGCCTCAACCCGTGGACCCTGAGCCTGGACCAGTTCGATGCCGTGTTCGGCCTGGACGGCAATCCGGACGAGTTCACCGCGTACGCCACGCTCACCGAACCGGACCAGGAGCCGCGCGCCGTCGAGGCGCAGGTCAACCGCCCCATCCAGGTCGACGGCGCCAAGATCTACCTCCAGGGCAACGGCTACGCGCCCGTCTTCACCATCACCGACTCGGCGGGCAACGTCGCGTTCGAGGGCGCGGTGCCGTTCCTGCCCCAGGACGGCGTCTACACCTCCACCGGCGTCGTGAAGGTGCCCGACGTCACCGAGGGCGATCAGCTGGGCTTCACGGGAACGCTGCTGCCCACGGCGCTGATCGACGGGGAGTCCGCCACGTCGCTGCACCCGTCTCCGACCAACCCCGTGATCGTGCTGGAGGTCTTCGCCGGTGATCTGGGGCTCGACGACGGCGTGCCGCAGAACGTCTATGCGCTCGACGAGTCCCAGCTGAGCCCCGTGCGCGGGGACGATGGGCAGCCGCTGGTGGTGGCGCTCGAGCCGGGACAGACCATCGAGCTGCCCGATGGACTGGGCACCGTCACGTGGGACTCGCTGCCGCGCTTCGCCGCCTTCGACCTGCGCCGGGACCCGTCCCTGCCGTGGCTCCTGGGCGCCTCGATCGGCGCCCTCGCGGGTCTGACGCTCAGCCTCTTCGGCACCCGCAGGCGACTGTGGCTGGTGGCGCCGGTGGGTCCGCACGCGGGCCGAAAGACTACAGTGGTGACGGCCGCCGCATGGGCCCCCGCCCATGACGCCGGAGCGCGCGACGACCTCGAGAGAGTGCTCGCTCAGGCCACGGGGACGCTCACGCGCAGGGAGGACTCATGA
- the ccsB gene encoding c-type cytochrome biogenesis protein CcsB, with product MNAQELSWYALWGAAALYAIAMVVSSIHLSRVADAKAAAKGKVPAAVGAARSREGSAPVSSASAAVPPAVRSQATGIARSTTLVGAILNGVGVAARGVEAGHAPWSTMYEYTITGSFVAAVVFLIVQSRRDVSYLAPGVTGFATIALGIGLTTLYQESTGLQPALQSFWLVIHVSIAIISTGVFIVAAVATVLQLMRDYRGEELAVVAEARHAAARLVRRWRNANVGTLKRWKWLEGVPEPATLEALAFRLHAVGFVLWTFTVMAGAVWAEHAWGRYWGWDPKEVWSFVIWVIYAAYLHARTTQGWAGRRSAVLALAGFVALIMNFTVVNLYFQGMHTYA from the coding sequence ATGAACGCTCAGGAACTCAGTTGGTACGCCCTGTGGGGCGCCGCCGCGCTGTACGCGATCGCGATGGTCGTCTCGTCCATCCACCTGTCGCGCGTAGCGGATGCGAAGGCCGCCGCCAAGGGCAAGGTCCCCGCCGCCGTCGGCGCGGCGCGCTCACGTGAGGGGTCCGCGCCGGTCTCGAGCGCATCGGCCGCTGTGCCCCCTGCCGTGCGGTCCCAGGCGACGGGCATCGCCCGCTCGACCACGCTCGTGGGCGCGATCCTGAATGGCGTCGGCGTTGCCGCCCGCGGCGTCGAGGCGGGACACGCGCCGTGGTCCACGATGTACGAGTACACGATCACGGGCAGCTTCGTCGCCGCCGTGGTCTTCCTGATCGTGCAGAGCCGCCGTGACGTCTCCTATCTCGCACCCGGCGTCACCGGGTTCGCGACCATCGCGCTGGGCATCGGCCTGACGACTCTGTACCAGGAGTCGACTGGCCTGCAGCCCGCGCTGCAGAGCTTCTGGCTCGTGATCCACGTCTCCATCGCCATCATCTCGACGGGCGTGTTCATCGTCGCCGCGGTGGCCACCGTCCTGCAACTGATGCGCGACTATCGGGGCGAGGAGCTGGCGGTCGTGGCCGAGGCGCGTCACGCGGCGGCACGGCTCGTGCGGCGGTGGCGCAACGCGAACGTAGGCACGCTCAAGCGCTGGAAGTGGCTGGAGGGCGTGCCCGAGCCGGCGACTCTCGAGGCGCTCGCGTTCAGGTTGCACGCCGTCGGATTCGTGCTGTGGACCTTCACCGTGATGGCCGGCGCCGTGTGGGCCGAGCACGCGTGGGGCCGGTACTGGGGATGGGACCCCAAGGAGGTCTGGTCCTTCGTGATCTGGGTCATCTACGCCGCGTATCTCCACGCACGCACCACCCAGGGCTGGGCGGGCCGTCGCAGCGCCGTGCTGGCGCTCGCCGGCTTCGTGGCGCTGATCATGAACTTCACCGTCGTGAACCTGTACTTCCAGGGCATGCACACGTACGCCTGA
- a CDS encoding glycosyltransferase family 4 protein, with amino-acid sequence MKIAMVLDDSIDRPDGVQQYVLTLGAYFERQGHEVHYVCSDATRDDITVHSLARNVGVTFNGNGLRIPLPTSRAALREFLEAQRYDVIHVQIPHSPLFAARVVDEARRVQARTVRIVGTFHILPAGTVSAAATRLLGLLLRRNLLRFDAFCAVSAPAAEFARRSFGIEARVIPCSIDTSLFADAQRTPRADDRLVVAFLGRLVDRKGVLELIAALAALPEPMRARLDVHIGGKGPLRDRVAAAIEAAGLGDIVTLVGFVSEEDKPAFYAEADIAVFPATGGESFGIVLIEAMASGAGVVIGGDNPGYLSVLGDRSEVSVNPRDTAAFAASLARLIDDAALRATVHEEQAERVERFDVTVVGEQILSLYGRASA; translated from the coding sequence ATGAAGATCGCGATGGTGCTGGACGACAGCATCGACCGCCCCGACGGGGTGCAGCAGTACGTCCTGACTCTTGGCGCGTACTTCGAGCGCCAGGGCCACGAGGTGCACTACGTGTGCTCCGACGCGACGCGCGACGACATCACGGTGCACTCGCTCGCGCGCAATGTGGGGGTGACGTTCAACGGCAACGGCCTGCGCATCCCGCTGCCGACGTCACGCGCGGCATTGCGAGAGTTCCTCGAGGCCCAGCGCTACGACGTCATTCACGTGCAGATTCCGCATTCGCCGCTCTTCGCGGCACGGGTAGTGGACGAGGCCAGGCGGGTGCAGGCCCGCACCGTGCGAATCGTGGGCACGTTCCACATCCTGCCCGCGGGCACCGTGAGCGCGGCGGCCACGCGTCTACTCGGTCTGCTGCTGCGCCGCAATCTGCTGCGGTTCGATGCCTTCTGCGCGGTGTCGGCGCCTGCGGCCGAGTTCGCGCGACGCTCGTTCGGCATCGAGGCGCGCGTGATCCCATGCTCGATCGACACGTCGCTCTTCGCCGATGCGCAGCGCACCCCCCGCGCGGACGATCGGCTCGTGGTCGCGTTTCTCGGGAGGCTCGTGGACCGCAAGGGCGTGCTCGAGCTGATCGCGGCGCTGGCCGCGCTGCCGGAGCCGATGCGGGCGAGGCTGGACGTGCACATCGGCGGCAAGGGGCCGCTGCGCGACCGCGTGGCGGCTGCGATCGAGGCGGCGGGACTCGGCGACATCGTGACGCTGGTGGGATTCGTCTCGGAGGAGGACAAGCCCGCCTTCTACGCCGAGGCGGACATCGCGGTGTTCCCGGCGACGGGCGGGGAGAGCTTCGGGATCGTGCTGATCGAGGCGATGGCCTCGGGAGCGGGCGTGGTCATCGGCGGCGACAACCCCGGCTACCTGTCGGTGCTGGGCGACCGGTCCGAGGTCAGCGTGAACCCCCGGGACACCGCGGCGTTCGCGGCCTCGCTGGCGCGGCTGATCGATGACGCGGCGCTGCGGGCGACCGTTCATGAGGAGCAGGCCGAGCGCGTGGAGCGCTTCGACGTGACGGTGGTCGGCGAGCAGATCCTGAGCCTGTACGGCCGGGCCTCGGCCTAG
- a CDS encoding PLD nuclease N-terminal domain-containing protein produces the protein MLRLLLILLYIAPAVYCVTDAVQHPDAKPYGLRKWLWVVIIVLVPLLGAAAWLYLKYANGTGGGVQRNEPRAPDDDPEYLNWLRTQERRRRQRGESDGPL, from the coding sequence ATGCTCCGCCTGCTGCTGATCCTCCTCTACATCGCACCGGCGGTCTACTGCGTCACGGACGCCGTGCAGCACCCGGACGCCAAGCCCTATGGGCTGCGCAAGTGGTTGTGGGTGGTCATCATCGTGCTGGTGCCGCTGCTCGGCGCGGCAGCGTGGCTCTACCTCAAGTACGCCAATGGCACGGGCGGCGGCGTCCAGCGCAACGAGCCCCGCGCGCCAGACGACGACCCCGAGTACCTCAACTGGCTGCGCACCCAGGAGCGCCGCAGGCGCCAGCGCGGCGAGAGCGACGGGCCGCTCTAG
- a CDS encoding DUF4229 domain-containing protein produces the protein MKVFAYWAARTAIFVAVLAALWLVGWFDVIAVFAAFILAWLISYLALPGMRLAAQQQMAGLIDRSQRGMREADSEEDAEIGEADGSR, from the coding sequence ATGAAGGTGTTCGCGTACTGGGCGGCTCGGACCGCGATCTTCGTGGCGGTGCTCGCCGCGCTGTGGCTCGTCGGCTGGTTCGACGTGATCGCCGTGTTCGCGGCGTTCATCCTCGCGTGGCTCATCTCCTACCTGGCGCTGCCGGGCATGCGCCTCGCCGCGCAGCAGCAGATGGCGGGCCTGATCGACCGCTCCCAGCGGGGCATGCGCGAGGCGGACTCCGAGGAGGACGCTGAGATCGGCGAGGCCGACGGCTCTCGCTAG
- a CDS encoding 1,4-dihydroxy-2-naphthoate polyprenyltransferase, producing the protein MTTAADWVAGARPRTLWTAVSPVAVGSASAGAMGMFAIDTALLALVVALGLQVGSNYANDYSDGIRGTDVDRIGPDRLVATGKATPTAVKGAAFVSFAVAALAGIFVVFLAGALWLLLLGLFAIIAAWTYTGTDRPYGYAGWGEVAVFAFFGPVAVLGTMYVQAGDITWWAIAASVGVGLYAVALLMVNNIRDLDTDAAAGKRTLAVKIGSHRARQVFAAVVLLPVLCAVVVAFVHPWALLATVVALPSLYFAIAMRIDGAVREQVGMPSGGLKVIFAGLSAVGLVYGLALALGIAL; encoded by the coding sequence ATGACCACCGCCGCCGACTGGGTCGCAGGCGCGCGACCGCGCACCCTGTGGACTGCGGTCTCACCCGTCGCCGTCGGCTCCGCGAGCGCCGGTGCGATGGGCATGTTCGCCATCGACACCGCCCTGCTGGCATTGGTCGTGGCCCTCGGGCTGCAGGTGGGGTCCAACTACGCCAACGACTACTCCGACGGCATCCGGGGCACCGACGTGGACCGCATTGGCCCGGACCGGCTGGTCGCGACCGGCAAGGCGACGCCCACCGCGGTCAAGGGCGCCGCCTTCGTGAGCTTCGCGGTCGCGGCGCTCGCAGGGATCTTCGTCGTGTTCCTCGCGGGAGCGCTGTGGCTGCTCCTCCTGGGGCTGTTCGCCATCATCGCCGCCTGGACCTACACCGGCACCGACCGTCCCTACGGGTACGCCGGGTGGGGCGAGGTCGCGGTCTTCGCCTTCTTCGGACCCGTCGCCGTGCTGGGCACCATGTACGTGCAGGCCGGCGACATCACGTGGTGGGCGATCGCCGCATCGGTGGGCGTGGGCCTCTACGCCGTCGCGCTGCTCATGGTCAACAACATCCGCGACCTCGACACCGACGCCGCCGCCGGCAAGCGCACGCTCGCGGTCAAGATCGGTTCGCATCGCGCACGCCAGGTGTTCGCGGCCGTCGTCCTGCTGCCCGTGCTGTGTGCCGTGGTGGTGGCGTTCGTGCATCCGTGGGCGCTGCTCGCCACCGTCGTCGCACTGCCGAGCCTGTACTTCGCCATCGCGATGCGCATCGACGGCGCGGTGCGCGAACAGGTGGGGATGCCGTCGGGCGGCCTCAAGGTGATCTTCGCCGGGCTGTCGGCGGTGGGTCTGGTCTACGGGCTCGCGCTCGCGCTGGGCATTGCGCTGTAG
- a CDS encoding AMP-binding enzyme, with translation MNYARLAEGGRGAVMAALSGHAAGIAAPTSGSTGDPREVLVGRDALIASATATLDRLGGPGHWLLALPTDRIAGAMVIARAHVGGGDLIHHDHPRFTPASFAEAAAHVPAGRRYVSLVPTQVWRLLSDPRGADALATFDAVLVGGAAPGMALPAHAIETYGMTETSGGCVYDGRPLDGASIRIDDDGRILLAGPMLADGYADGDDSAFIHAGGERWLRTGDLGSVEAGSLTVMGRADDVILSGGVNVHPLAVEKALRAHGDIADAAVVGTPDAQWGERVVAVVVPAQGARLSLDELRSALALDRATLPTALAVVDSVPRTAAGKIDRYAARAIAARIIAEEAP, from the coding sequence ATGAACTACGCGCGGCTCGCCGAGGGAGGTCGCGGTGCGGTCATGGCCGCGCTCTCCGGGCACGCCGCCGGAATCGCAGCGCCGACGTCGGGTTCGACCGGCGACCCGCGCGAGGTGCTCGTGGGCCGGGACGCGCTGATCGCATCGGCGACGGCGACGCTCGACCGCCTGGGCGGACCGGGCCACTGGCTCCTGGCGCTGCCGACGGACCGCATCGCCGGCGCGATGGTGATCGCTCGTGCGCACGTCGGCGGCGGCGACCTCATCCATCACGATCACCCCCGCTTCACGCCCGCCAGCTTTGCGGAGGCCGCAGCCCATGTCCCTGCGGGACGGCGATACGTGTCCCTCGTCCCCACCCAGGTGTGGCGGCTGCTCTCCGACCCGCGAGGGGCCGATGCGCTCGCGACCTTTGACGCCGTGCTGGTGGGCGGCGCAGCTCCGGGGATGGCGCTGCCCGCCCACGCGATCGAGACGTACGGCATGACGGAGACGTCGGGCGGCTGCGTCTACGACGGGCGGCCGCTGGACGGCGCGAGCATCCGCATCGACGACGACGGCCGGATCCTGCTCGCGGGGCCGATGCTCGCAGACGGATACGCGGACGGCGACGACTCCGCGTTCATCCACGCGGGCGGAGAGCGTTGGCTGCGCACGGGCGACCTCGGCTCCGTCGAGGCCGGCAGCCTCACCGTCATGGGCAGGGCCGACGACGTGATCCTGTCCGGCGGCGTCAATGTGCATCCGCTCGCGGTCGAGAAGGCGCTGCGGGCGCACGGCGACATCGCGGACGCGGCGGTGGTGGGGACTCCTGACGCGCAATGGGGAGAGCGCGTCGTGGCGGTGGTCGTGCCCGCCCAGGGCGCCCGCCTCAGTCTCGACGAGCTCCGCAGCGCCCTCGCCCTCGATCGCGCCACGCTCCCTACCGCCCTCGCGGTCGTCGATTCTGTTCCGCGCACCGCTGCTGGCAAGATCGACCGGTACGCCGCGCGCGCGATCGCCGCACGCATCATCGCCGAGGAGGCACCATGA
- a CDS encoding DUF3048 domain-containing protein, producing MRASRVLSLTAVAVAGAMVLAACSSAEVVEPPATTQSVGAPSPSRSAAPSAPPDPRPAVVWPLTGVDATDADAALLDRPALSIKIENSSDARPQSNLDAADIVFEEQVEYGISRLVAVYHSDTPETVGPIRSMRPMDKNIIGSFGGPLVFSGAQRRFINDAARSGTTLIAQDVGAYGFFRTSDKPAPHNLHGTLEDFFAQSTDLPAPPEQFEYAYPDEESTIVTEGTAVTSIDINASPRMQPSWDWDADGEAWMRSESGSPHVTSDGTQISATNVIVLWVDLRNTSSNGGSSVPETIVVTDAGTGFAASGDSYIPITWSKASQTDPYILETEDGEPVTFMPGKTWVQLVPQSGGAGRGSVDFS from the coding sequence ATGAGAGCCTCGCGCGTCCTTTCCCTGACCGCCGTCGCCGTCGCCGGTGCCATGGTGCTGGCCGCGTGCTCGTCGGCAGAGGTGGTCGAGCCGCCGGCGACCACCCAGTCGGTGGGCGCGCCCAGCCCGTCCAGGTCCGCCGCCCCCAGCGCGCCGCCGGACCCGCGGCCCGCAGTGGTGTGGCCGCTCACGGGCGTCGACGCCACCGATGCCGATGCCGCGCTGCTCGACCGCCCGGCACTGTCGATCAAGATCGAGAACTCGTCCGATGCGCGTCCCCAGTCGAACCTGGATGCTGCGGACATCGTCTTCGAGGAGCAGGTCGAGTACGGGATCTCGCGGCTCGTGGCGGTCTACCACTCCGACACGCCCGAGACGGTGGGCCCGATCAGGTCCATGCGGCCCATGGACAAGAACATCATCGGCTCCTTCGGGGGCCCGCTCGTGTTCTCGGGAGCGCAGCGACGGTTCATCAACGATGCCGCTCGGTCGGGGACCACCCTGATCGCTCAGGATGTGGGCGCCTACGGCTTCTTCCGCACCTCGGACAAGCCCGCCCCGCACAACCTTCACGGCACGCTCGAGGACTTCTTCGCGCAGTCGACCGACCTGCCCGCACCGCCCGAGCAGTTCGAGTACGCGTATCCGGACGAGGAGTCGACGATCGTCACCGAGGGCACCGCGGTCACCTCGATCGACATCAACGCCTCGCCGCGGATGCAGCCGTCGTGGGACTGGGATGCGGACGGCGAGGCGTGGATGCGATCGGAGAGCGGCTCGCCGCACGTGACCTCGGATGGCACGCAGATCTCCGCCACCAACGTGATCGTGCTCTGGGTGGATCTGCGGAACACCAGCAGCAACGGGGGCTCGTCCGTGCCCGAGACGATCGTCGTGACTGATGCGGGCACTGGCTTCGCGGCGTCGGGCGACTCGTACATCCCGATCACGTGGTCCAAGGCCAGCCAGACGGATCCCTACATTCTCGAGACCGAGGATGGCGAGCCGGTGACCTTCATGCCCGGCAAGACCTGGGTGCAGCTGGTGCCGCAGTCGGGCGGCGCGGGCCGAGGGTCGGTCGACTTCAGCTAA